A region of Thermobifida halotolerans DNA encodes the following proteins:
- a CDS encoding alpha/beta hydrolase family protein, translating into MSSTSPRQASSALSRLVRVAARTAVAATAVAATVAVASPAQAANPYERGPNPTNSSIEALRGPYSVSEDSVSSLVSGFGGGTIYYPTGTNETFGAVAISPGYTGTQSSISWLGPRLASQGFVVMTIDTNTTLDQPDSRASQLDAALDYMVNRSSSTVRNRIDSSRLAAMGHSMGGGGTLRLAERRPDLQAAIPLTPWHTDKTWGSVRVPTLIIGAENDTIASVRSHSEPFYNSLPGSLDKAYLELDGASHFAPNLSNTTIAKYSISWLKRFVDDDTRYTQFLCPGPSTGLFGEVEEYRSTCPF; encoded by the coding sequence ATGTCCAGCACCTCCCCCCGGCAGGCCTCCTCGGCCCTGTCCCGCCTCGTTCGGGTCGCTGCCAGGACCGCCGTGGCCGCCACGGCTGTCGCCGCCACCGTGGCCGTCGCCTCCCCCGCACAGGCCGCCAACCCCTACGAGCGCGGCCCCAACCCCACCAACTCCAGCATCGAGGCGCTGCGCGGCCCCTACTCGGTCAGCGAGGACAGCGTCTCCTCGCTGGTGAGCGGTTTCGGTGGGGGCACGATCTACTACCCGACCGGCACCAACGAGACCTTCGGCGCGGTGGCGATCTCCCCCGGCTACACCGGCACCCAGTCCTCCATCTCCTGGCTCGGTCCGCGCCTGGCCTCCCAGGGCTTCGTGGTCATGACCATCGACACCAACACCACCCTGGACCAGCCGGACAGCCGCGCCAGCCAACTGGACGCCGCCCTGGACTACATGGTCAACCGGAGCTCCTCCACGGTGCGCAACCGCATCGACTCCAGCCGCCTGGCGGCGATGGGCCACTCCATGGGCGGCGGCGGCACCCTGCGCCTGGCCGAACGCCGCCCCGACCTCCAGGCCGCCATCCCGCTGACCCCCTGGCACACCGACAAGACCTGGGGCAGCGTCCGGGTCCCCACCCTGATCATCGGAGCCGAGAACGACACCATCGCCTCGGTCCGCTCCCACTCCGAGCCGTTCTACAACAGCCTGCCCGGCTCACTGGACAAGGCCTACCTGGAACTCGACGGAGCGAGCCACTTCGCCCCGAACCTGTCCAACACCACCATCGCCAAGTACAGCATCTCCTGGCTCAAGCGGTTCGTGGACGACGACACCCGCTACACCCAGTTCCTCTGCCCCGGACCCAGCACCGGCCTGTTCGGCGAGGTGGAGGAGTACCGCTCCACCTGCCCGTTCTAA